A single genomic interval of Helianthus annuus cultivar XRQ/B chromosome 6, HanXRQr2.0-SUNRISE, whole genome shotgun sequence harbors:
- the LOC110923202 gene encoding uncharacterized protein LOC110923202 isoform X1 gives MGHLVKCVAGKSTHIRSLLSNRWSRTSSTVVVPVDAITTFVSKTDMQEKSRLQEKRYSAFKGEIQKLQEIRFSDLKRENQNLRREVELQITNCEENDKVSSRDLTEALRTERAHLVKEIQLLSTKFETLEANLPPKIKAYSSVVEENRGRTIKACKFAVRLAIAGFIPFVIVPELLPYMGL, from the exons ATGGGTCATCTTGTGAAATGCGTCGCTGGGAAATCAACCCACATCAGATCTTTGCTATCGAATCGTTGGAGTCGTACATCATCTACGGTT GTTGTCCCTGTTGATGCCATAACAACATTTGTCTCCAAGACTGATATGCAGGAA AAATCGCGGCTTCAAGAAAAGCGTTATTCAGCATTTAAAGGTGAAATCCAAAAGTTACAG GAAATTCGCTTCTCAGACCTGAAAAGGGAAAACCAAAACCTTCGTCGTGAAGTTGAACTTCAGATTACAAACTGTGAAGAAAATGACAAAGTGTCGTCAAGGGACCTTACTGAAGCTTTAAGAACTGAACGAGCACACCTTGTGAAG GAAATTCAACTGTTAAGTACCAAATTTGAGACATTGGAGGCCAATCTACCACCGAAGATCAAGGCATATAGCTCTGTAGTTGAAGAAAACAGAGGTAGAACAATCAAGGCCTGCAAGTTCGCCGTACGTTTAGCAATTGCAGGGTTTATTCCTTTTGTGATTGTCCCTGAGCTATTGCCCTATATGGGGTTGTAA
- the LOC110923202 gene encoding uncharacterized protein LOC110923202 isoform X2, with translation MQEKSRLQEKRYSAFKGEIQKLQEIRFSDLKRENQNLRREVELQITNCEENDKVSSRDLTEALRTERAHLVKEIQLLSTKFETLEANLPPKIKAYSSVVEENRGRTIKACKFAVRLAIAGFIPFVIVPELLPYMGL, from the exons ATGCAGGAA AAATCGCGGCTTCAAGAAAAGCGTTATTCAGCATTTAAAGGTGAAATCCAAAAGTTACAG GAAATTCGCTTCTCAGACCTGAAAAGGGAAAACCAAAACCTTCGTCGTGAAGTTGAACTTCAGATTACAAACTGTGAAGAAAATGACAAAGTGTCGTCAAGGGACCTTACTGAAGCTTTAAGAACTGAACGAGCACACCTTGTGAAG GAAATTCAACTGTTAAGTACCAAATTTGAGACATTGGAGGCCAATCTACCACCGAAGATCAAGGCATATAGCTCTGTAGTTGAAGAAAACAGAGGTAGAACAATCAAGGCCTGCAAGTTCGCCGTACGTTTAGCAATTGCAGGGTTTATTCCTTTTGTGATTGTCCCTGAGCTATTGCCCTATATGGGGTTGTAA